The genomic interval AGATACATCTGTTTTACAGAACCATAGttcaaagcaaataaaatttaccatgCTACATCTTAAgcaatagagaaaaaaatacatagataagaattttaattaacctCCATATTTCCTATAAAAAGGACAAAGAGCACCATGGAGTAGGTGATTATGGAAATTACGAAGATATTTTCCCCTGGAGAGGCACTTGGTTGCAGGCTTTGACCAAAACTACTGCAAAAGTGATAGGCAATGCACATGTTAAGTTTTCACTTCAATTAAAATCTTAGGCCAATACACAGGCACAAGGGCTAAATTCCTGAGGGggggaaacaaaaaaatactGCAAGAGGTTCAGATATGACGAAAAAGAGAACCTAATCACATTGTAACATCATCAAACCTTAACCCCAGCACCCAAAGATAAGCagtatctttaatttaaaccACAAACCTGAGACTTTGCAGGCCCCATCGTAAGCAATATGGGAACTTCCCTACGAAACTGGTGACATCCACAATCTGATGCTGAATTGCTTCTTTAAATATTCCAAAATCGAAGGCCAGATCATCTCGACAAAGATCATTTACAGAAAAGAACCATTGGTTGTCTATTGAATTCTCATGGCTACAATAAAAAGACCTACGACTGCATCCAGTGGTAGAAACAGAGCAGGCATGCTCCCAACATATCATCTCTCTTGCTACAGCAGAAAAGTACCATAGAGCTCCGAATACCTAAATTAAGGACCAGGACTTCACTTGttgataaagaaaatatgtGCACAATTGAGACATAATGATATATCTTTGCtgaatagtaataaaaattacattataatgTATCAGAATCATgcatatttttaatgatatgGTTTAACTTACATGACCACCATTCaggtaaagaagaaaattgaaagcagCTTTGGCCCATTTAGCTTCTGCAAGTATGCCTGATACCCTTGTGGCTTTTGTAAATAATGTGTAGCATCGAGTAACTCTTAACAaatattgaagaagaaagaagttCATTGGAAACATAAAGTTCTGGACTCCGAGTTCTGGTAtgtcaataattaaaatcagcAGCACCTGGACAAATTAGTTAGTACAGCAAGTTTAGTCTTCAGAGTCCGCAACTAATGCTAATAATTACAGGGGACTATAAATTATGACTGCGGACACGAAGCACATTCACAATCAACTGCGCTGCGCCCAAGGGGCTTACTAGTACCATATCCAAAGACCAAATACATGTAGCTTAATTACCAGAGGAAGGGGAAGAACGACAAGAAGATCAATCAGAGAGAAGTGCCAGAAATGTTTCACTTCGATTTTAGGTGAAGCGGTAGGCAGAAGGTAGTTAACATATGTCAAATAAACGATAGCGGATATTGAATGGAGAGCAATAGCCGTGATACGCAACTCTCCGTCGAAACCAAGGCACTTTCGCTCAGCAGCGATTGTCGGAACATAAAAGAACACTGGATCCACCGAAATAATCATCACACATGATATTAGAAAAACCCAGTACCCGTAAGGCCTCTGCGGGTCATGTATTTTCTTCAGAAGAAGAAAGCATTTTGCCAAAAAATGGTTACAAGATTGGGctagttttttaatttcaactcCAGACTGTAAGCCTCCTTGAAAATGTCCGGAAACCGGATTTGCACCTTCCTCCAACCTTAAGTCTTGAGACCTGACGGAAACATGCATTAGTTAGAAATCAGTTCATAGAAAAGCCGTTCTAggattaattataaattaaatttatagcGAAAGTGACATATATAGTAAAACCCACTTACATGATCAAAATAATCGAAGAAGCGAACTTCGTGTGGCTGCAAATCTGATTGGGCACTTTTCCATCAAAGTGTCAATTTATGCAGGTTGGACAGCTGAGGCTTGGAGTGGAATGgtaaggttaaaaaaaataagtaaataaataaatgtggGTTGACTCAGTCAATTAGTCGTGAATTAGCCAAAGACTTTGAATTCTTTAGTCAATATTGGTCAGCTTGAGCACaagtacaataaaaaattgaaaaaaaaaatgtaaatctttttgttctttcaaaCTTTTCAGCTTTGTATTAGCTTCatgttaattttctatttaaatttatccCTGAAATGTAGATTGATAATGGTTTGCTGTTCTTTCGAAATTAACGGCATCTAGTGGAACTCTTCATAAACAATACTCCCAGAGGAGAAGTTTGTTGACAGATTACTCTGTCTAGCAactgtttcaaaattttgtagcGGTCATTGAACAGATGCCAAGCTCAGTGGTCACCAAATTTTCTTCAACTaaaagaatgaagaagaagaagaaagagaagctCGTTGCTCTAACTGATACTTATACACAGTCATTACATACAAAGAGAACATACACAAAACACCTAAAGCCTTCATCTATTTGCTggcttttttttccccccctctTTTAACTTCTTCTATAGACCATTCAAAAACTTGGTCTCAATATCCTATACCCCAAATTTGAGCCAGCTGCTTACTCGAAGAAGAGGATTTTCTCCATCTTGACAGACGTAGTAGGAAAGTTAACACTTCCGATGGATCGTTCAGAGAATACGAAGCTTTAGTTTCCTTCGGAGTTGAAGATACAATTATCGGATACCCTTGGCCTCTACCCTTTATAACctgaaaatttggaaaaagtaTACCGAATATAAACAATTACGCCCCCATCAAAACTTTTATACTTTCTGtgtagtgtgtgtgtgtgtacaactAGCCGATAAAAATACCTTGAAAGCGTCTTCATCAGTGCGATCATCGCCAATGTACAGGGGGAGAACATCGTTGGGATTGCTCAGCCCTAGAGTGTCCAGTAAATATTCAAGGGCATGACCTTTATCCCATTCAATAGAGGGTCGAATTTCCATGACCTTTTACGTGCAAAAATTCGAAAAATAATGGTGAGTTATTGAGAGCAAATTCAGAATCAACAGCTGAGATTCATCGTAACTAGtaagttgaaaaattaattaatcctaCCTTTTTACCCTCACTTAGATCAAAATCAGGATAGTTCCTCAACACAGCTTTCGCCTTCTCTTGTAATATACTGTAATCCTGCATGccatgtaaaaattaaaatactataAATTCCTTGTGGAGGAAGCTCTAGCTGtcaagtgaaatttttttgggagagggggaaaaaaaagaaagaaagatgagGCCTATATAATTTCCGATTTTTATTACCTCTTCTCGGACTTGTCTGAAATGCACAGAGATGCAGAATCGATTGTCCTCAATCCTTGCACCTTGTATTTTCTTGGTTTCTTCTTCCAATTCTTTGATTATCTGTTACCATTAATCAAATTCGTTATAATACAGGAGGAGGTGCAAGTgcaaggaaaatgaaaaataagaaggTTAGCTATTTAATTACCTCCTGAATTGCAGGCAAAAATTTCTTAGCAGGCTGAAAGAGAACTTCATTTCCCTAtagattaataaatataaccaTGTGAATTTTACACCTTAAGGGTTAGAAGAGTTAGCAAGTTAATaaagcaagaagaagaaactgaCCTTTTTACCAGGGACTAGGGTGTGGTACTTTCCCTCACAAGCCTTAACTGGCCTTGGTGGTGCCAGTATGTCCATTCCATGGCTCCCAGCATAATACACATTACACAACTCTACAAATCCCATAACCTGAATTCAAGATAATAAGGAGCTGTAAGTTTTAAGGTTTGAATCATTGGCGGGACCACACTAGGTCAAGGGGAGCACGTGTCCCTCTTCCTTTTGAGAATTGTTTTTTGGTATAATATCAAAGCTGCCCAtgctaatttaaaaattcactAATCTGCCCCTAATAATTTGGAGGTTTTCCGTAATTTCACTTATAATGTTAAAACTTTTCGTACCTTTTCTCGGCTCCTACCACTAATAATAGCAGTTGGAAAATACTTTGCAACTTCACGCACGGCCGCACGCAtctgaaaaatataataataatatttttaattaattaatcaaactcgtaatatataaatttggaATATTATTATGAATATCAAATCCCTTAATCAAAGAGTGTTGATATTAATTACCTCATCAGACATAAAGACGCGATCGGGATCGTCAACAATTGGTGAAAGAGTGCCATCGTAATTTAAAAACACAGCAATCTTCTTCTCTTTCGCTGCCTTCATCATCTTATCAAATGAGCCTAGAGCTGAAGGATGTTCCATctatataacaataatatacGAAGGATTTAGTCTTAATTAATGttggaaaaagataaaaataaaattagtatcgttactataaaataaaaattatcagctgcaaacaacaaaataaaaaataatattgtattatttaaaatttacattataaagTGAGAACAAGTGCACTAAAGAATAACTCATAGATTACAATACATAGCCTCCAacttttacattaaaaaaccTCCCTAACTTCTTGTTACTAAttcttaagtttttaattctGACCTCCAACTTATGACATATTATCTTGTATACCCTAAAACTTATGATACCAACAACTGAAAACTTGTGAGTATGTCAAAAATTTGGGGTAGTCAACGGAGAGCAGGAAGTGTTATACCAACAGCGCTGTGTTGTGGATATAGCTCTTATTACAAGATTGATTTTTGCTCCTCATGTACGGTTACAAATCAACATAGAAAAacaatgatgatgaaaattaatgaaaccCTACCATCCATGAATTATAACTTGCATCCGAAGTAACAGAATCGGGGGGATTAGATGTTGTTCTTTCATTTATGGAGTgatctccaccattttcatcattgttttcttttgagatAGGCTTCACTTTCTGTTTACTAGAAGGTGATCTTTGGAACCCCATTGCTTGACTAAGCTTTGCAAAGTTTATCTGAGCAACAAAAGGAAACGAACAGATTAAGAAAACAAACGAAGCAAATCAATGAATCTGAAGCCCATAAAAGCagctatttaaataaatatttaacatgGTAATAACGTTATACAGTACCTGAATTTCACTAATCATACTGAATTTCTACTTGCTTCAAAATATGTACCTGCCAGAGAACCAATTATATCATCtaaattgtatttaaaaatgttgttgatattatattaCCAATGTTGCTAATTGCTTTCAGataacataaaacaaaataatattttgttttccaaaaTACTTTCGAACGCACTCTTCTGATAGTTGGAAAATAGGTGAAGTGAAGCTTTCGGGTCAAGATTTCAAAGGTCTGTGGTGTAATACAACAGCTGTCTATacgtataaaaaaattattgaagtacattttttttaaggtcaTTTTCAAGAAACAATTATGCCACAAGTGTTTGTGAACCGAGCCATTATCCATTATCCAAGAACAGCAAGtttaaggaaataaataaatgtcacTTTCCAGTTCCAAGGGTAACCACTTACGTCGAGGACAAAGTACAAATTGTGACAatattaaaagacaaaagtgAGCAAATTAACACAATTGATCAAATAAGTTAGATTCGATGACTCAACATTACATGGCTAGTTAATTTCAAACTCGAGTATAGTTACAATCATCTGATTCGGATGACTGTGACATGAACTAGCtagaaattaaagattttaaacaacattagatttaaatatatgtaatatagtaataaataattaataaatagaatgTATGGCTCCACTTCAACTACCATGATAGCTACTTCATTTTCCAACAGAATTGAACTAGACTGATTTAATTTAAGGGCACAAAGACATTATTGACATGGGTCCTCTTCATGAGTAGCTCAGGGCATACGTTAACCGAAATCAACGTCTCTAATATTACATCACATAATTGTGTACttgtcaatatatatatatatatatatatatattaaagaaaggaaaaaggtAGTGTTCCTTTTTAGTCCCCAGGTTAGGCATCATTTACCAATTGGTCCTCAGACTTTTTCCTCAAGATCGCTTTGTTTATTGTGCTTGTAATAAAACTCTTACTACCACCAATTAAGATTTAACTATTCACCAGCCCAAATTGTACAAAGCCGAACAagtaattcatttttaattggaAAAGCAATTAGAAAGAGTGGTTGTGTACTCGTGTGTTCCGCTAATCACGACACCAAACAAAAACCCTAGCATGCATGCACATACGACAGGTCCCAGGAACACACGTGTATCCTACGAAGCCATGAATTGACTTGCCCTCTTTTGAAAAACTTCGCCATCCATGAGGAGTGAGGACCATGACTTTCTTTTAAACCGAAAGTATGAacagagaaaattttcacttggcaaaaagaaaagttaaaaaataaataataaagaaagagCACAAAAAGACACATATCCCGTGTCCGACGCAAAAGTAACAATCGGAAAATCTTTTGGTGTTGTACGAATGACACGTTTTAGACAAAGATTAGACTTATCGAAAAGTCTCTCTTGGAAGCAGACAAAGGTGTCTGGGTCTAATGAAACTACTAGGAACTGCAGTTAAAACATTCATATATGTACAAAGTGACAAAGTCAAGTCTTGGatcattttaaattgattataatGAAGAATGTTTTCGAAAGCTTCATAGTGACTTCTGTTCTAAGTAAAGCATCTATTGTTTTGACCTAATAATGCATTGACCGACCGGCCAATTAGGGCATTGGTTGCCATGTATCAAACAATGAACTTAATGATTTTGTATGAAACGTTTCTAAGGTAGTGTAAGAGCAggtttgagatttttaatgtttaatattttatagacAGATGGTCGGTTTTTGTATATGATAaatccaaacaaataaatgacgAACTACACATAGCTAATGGCAAAGATAAAAACTTTTCTGAAAACACTGATAATtatagtgaaaaaaaattattttactctaTTGTTAAGTCAAACTCTTTAATTTCTTGCGCTCTATTAGAAAACTCCTCGAtgatgggtgtcgaagccaacaaaaataaatttctactctaaataaattgtgtatagtgattgagcagggtcgtgtccacagagatcggtaattatttaaatccttttgaaacgtaaaacataaaatggggaaattgttgatactaataaaaattaaattaaaataataagaatgcaaattaaagttgtaattcaaattggtgaaagctctggttgaaggaattaactcagcttgattcgactactaatcattaattcaaatatagattattattacttatgaatagactggttatagctactgagaccctctaatagccaatctctccttaactagtcgataaccaaggtacgaccgttggttatttccctaatcaatagacaaccctagatacgatcataggatttaatcaattgacagcctgaaaaatcagagagacccaaatcataatcaacacatatgatgattcatttaaattagattgtttattctcacaacacaactctctactatgttatttgtcacaaacattaaaatcttcatatgatgaatcttttaattgacaatagattaagttggtaattaaatagtggccaattacctaattaacaaacataatcatgaaactaattcagagaataaacaaatacccaaaaagcaataaaacaattaaagcataagaaagatctcacggtaatgatgaatcaaagcttcattatccttcaaccaaaaaaataggtttagtttttcatagagagaagagaaaaattagatctagggtttctttttttctccaatcTAAATCCCctatttttcacaatagattcctctcttaaatactctctctctcttcttctctagaattctatttaaaataaaatactaatatctgaaatattaaattcgtaattacaaaaataactaaaaatacaaaacacgttaaactaaaaactgcaggtccgcagttgacagcacgcgcccatgccttatcaacaaagttcttctgacgctcataatttctctaagagaacaatcatccttaaacatcatcttatagctcaattttatcaccaatcaatagaattgcacctataaaagtaaaacacaagtaaatcactattattaagtgcaaaacatcgatattaaggaaagtaaacaatgcaaaactagtgcataaattgcactctaacaaatatatttaatttataaggataatgaaattttcaacaagaaatctttgtatttaaaatcaataatcatTGTTTACTGTATATTAATAGTTgactttttaaatatgagtAACAaactattgaaaatattagtaaaatgAATGACATAGCAAATGTTTCACCATttgaaatatgattttatatcACAACTTTATAAgtaaattattacttttaatttaatgactATGGCAGATTATATTGTTATCACAACCACACACAAAAACCATCTCCCTTCAACAAACTCAACCACCTCTGTGTATACCAAAATTTcctaatttttgaaatctaatgataaaaaatcatttactaAACTTGACAAAAACCTTTGTTAAAGCTGCATGCGAAAGTGTATATGTCGTTAACGATTTCTGGTGTGGCTCAAATCATCTGAGGAGccgttttataattttaattttatgattggGGTTACTATTTTGATTAATCTGATGATTCATTGTTTGTACCATGCCTTAGACAAAAAAAGAGCCGGAAGAGATcactgtaaaataaataagaaacatCGAAAGTGCCATTCAATTCTAACAGATATCGTTTaagaagacaaaataaaatcatataaaattaaaagagtcttttaattttaaaacaaaaaattgagtGTAAAGTCTCTGATTAGTGCTTTAATGCTTcgatttgattctttttatgtTAGGTCACTTTTAGGAGTTAATTTGGGTATTCTTATTAGTAGCTACTCTGTTTTGCTCTGTTTCTTGATTCATGTTTTTTTAACAATGCTATTAgcttcatgttaatttttctatttaaattgttCCCTAAATATTTAGATTCACTACAGGCTTTATGGCACTCAAATAGCTTTTACATGCAggaagtgatgagtattcaattgaagagaatcaaatggatgttaaaaaTTGCAAACCGATGAAGGAACAAGTTTCTGATTATATAATCTATGACATTTTTCCGAGATTGGCAGCGGAATCACTTGTGCGTTTGCGATCTGTCTCTGCAAACTGGCGTGACATTATTGACAGCGTTTCTTTTGCTAGCAAGCGTTAATCAACACGAGCTGCTGCTGATGATGAAGGACCTCACATCCTGCTTGTTGATCACGAGGACGCCGTGCATTCGTTTATAAGTGGTGGTAATATCATCAAGGAAATTCCAATCTTAGAGTTCTCAGAGGAATCTAACGCTGTCGAGAATATTGCTAATGGTTTATTGTTCTTTCGAAAAAAATGGAATCTAGGGGAATTCTTTATATGCAATCCTCTCAGAGGAGAAGTTTTATAGATACCACAACCACTGGCTGTATCAATCGGCATTGGCACTTTCAGGGAACATCTGGCATTTTATGGAATGGGATTTGATTCTACAACCA from Citrus sinensis cultivar Valencia sweet orange chromosome 9, DVS_A1.0, whole genome shotgun sequence carries:
- the LOC102627031 gene encoding cyclic nucleotide-gated ion channel 1-like isoform X1; translation: MSQDLRLEEGANPVSGHFQGGLQSGVEIKKLAQSCNHFLAKCFLLLKKIHDPQRPYGYWVFLISCVMIISVDPVFFYVPTIAAERKCLGFDGELRITAIALHSISAIVYLTYVNYLLPTASPKIEVKHFWHFSLIDLLVVLPLPLVLLILIIDIPELGVQNFMFPMNFFLLQYLLRVTRCYTLFTKATRVSGILAEAKWAKAAFNFLLYLNGGHVFGALWYFSAVAREMICWEHACSVSTTGCSRRSFYCSHENSIDNQWFFSVNDLCRDDLAFDFGIFKEAIQHQIVDVTSFVGKFPYCLRWGLQSLSSFGQSLQPSASPGENIFVISIITYSMVLFVLFIGNMEMYLQSVTIKSENVRLKEREIEQWMSSRQLSEKFQMEFKKYQPYKWQEIPRIDVASNLLNLPKDLKRNIKRELCLEQIKQVQELKKFNEATLDSLCECLKLAYYNERSYIGREGNPVDEMLFVVQGKLRVYTSVSTVRTGSQRTGHRDHKNHHLKGGDFCGEELVAWFQADPYSSNFPVSTRTIQALTDVEAFVLMADDLQNLFIKQHSVHFLQSYWRFRRIWRSKRNAQIYLGGINATNTVSATTGA
- the LOC102627031 gene encoding cyclic nucleotide-gated ion channel 1-like isoform X2, coding for MSQDLRLEEGANPVSGHFQGGLQSGVEIKKLAQSCNHFLAKCFLLLKKIHDPQRPYGYWVFLISCVMIISVDPVFFYVPTIAAERKCLGFDGELRITAIALHSISAIVYLTYVNYLLPTASPKIEVKHFWHFSLIDLLVVLPLPLVLLILIIDIPELGVQNFMFPMNFFLLQYLLRVTRCYTLFTKATRVSGILAEAKWAKAAFNFLLYLNGGHVFGALWYFSAVAREMICWEHACSVSTTGCSRRSFYCSHENSIDNQWFFSVNDLCRDDLAFDFGIFKEAIQHQIVDVTSFVGKFPYCLRWGLQSLSSFGQSLQPSASPGENIFMYLQSVTIKSENVRLKEREIEQWMSSRQLSEKFQMEFKKYQPYKWQEIPRIDVASNLLNLPKDLKRNIKRELCLEQIKQVQELKKFNEATLDSLCECLKLAYYNERSYIGREGNPVDEMLFVVQGKLRVYTSVSTVRTGSQRTGHRDHKNHHLKGGDFCGEELVAWFQADPYSSNFPVSTRTIQALTDVEAFVLMADDLQNLFIKQHSVHFLQSYWRFRRIWRSKRNAQIYLGGINATNTVSATTGA
- the LOC102616446 gene encoding probable trehalose-phosphate phosphatase C encodes the protein MISEIQINFAKLSQAMGFQRSPSSKQKVKPISKENNDENGGDHSINERTTSNPPDSVTSDASYNSWMMEHPSALGSFDKMMKAAKEKKIAVFLNYDGTLSPIVDDPDRVFMSDEMRAAVREVAKYFPTAIISGRSREKVMGFVELCNVYYAGSHGMDILAPPRPVKACEGKYHTLVPGKKGNEVLFQPAKKFLPAIQEIIKELEEETKKIQGARIEDNRFCISVHFRQVREEDYSILQEKAKAVLRNYPDFDLSEGKKVMEIRPSIEWDKGHALEYLLDTLGLSNPNDVLPLYIGDDRTDEDAFKVIKGRGQGYPIIVSSTPKETKASYSLNDPSEVLTFLLRLSRWRKSSSSSKQLAQIWGIGY